A stretch of Pseudomonas sp. 7SR1 DNA encodes these proteins:
- a CDS encoding transporter substrate-binding domain-containing protein — MKKALLTLSALALCMAAGVATAKEYKELRFGVDPSYAPFESKAADGSLVGFDIDLGNAICEELKVKCKWVESDFDGMIPGLKANKFDGVISSMTVTPAREKVIDFSSELFSGPTAYVFKKGSGLSEDVASLKGKTIGYEQGTIQEAYAKAVLDKAGVKTQAYQNQDQVYADLTSGRLDGAIQDMLQAELGFLKSPKGVDYEVSKPVDSELLPSKTAIGIKKGNKELKALLDKGIKALHDDGKYAEIQKKHFGDLNLYSGK; from the coding sequence ATGAAAAAAGCACTGCTGACCCTTTCTGCACTGGCATTGTGCATGGCTGCTGGCGTCGCCACGGCCAAGGAATACAAGGAACTGCGTTTTGGTGTCGACCCGTCCTACGCCCCGTTTGAATCCAAGGCCGCCGATGGCAGCCTGGTCGGTTTCGACATCGACCTGGGCAACGCGATCTGCGAGGAACTGAAAGTCAAATGCAAATGGGTCGAAAGCGATTTCGACGGCATGATCCCGGGCCTGAAGGCCAATAAGTTCGACGGCGTGATTTCTTCCATGACCGTTACCCCGGCCCGGGAAAAAGTCATCGATTTCTCCAGCGAACTGTTCTCCGGCCCGACGGCCTACGTGTTCAAGAAAGGCTCGGGCCTGAGTGAAGACGTCGCTTCGCTCAAGGGCAAGACCATCGGCTACGAGCAAGGCACCATCCAGGAAGCCTACGCCAAGGCCGTGCTGGACAAGGCCGGCGTCAAGACCCAGGCCTACCAGAACCAGGACCAGGTCTACGCCGACCTGACCTCCGGCCGCCTCGACGGCGCGATCCAGGACATGCTCCAGGCCGAGCTGGGCTTCCTGAAATCGCCCAAGGGCGTCGACTATGAAGTCAGCAAGCCGGTGGACAGCGAACTGCTGCCGTCCAAGACCGCCATCGGTATCAAGAAAGGTAACAAAGAGCTGAAGGCGCTTTTGGACAAAGGTATCAAAGCGTTACACGATGACGGCAAGTACGCCGAAATCCAGAAAAAACACTTTGGCGATCTGAATCTGTACAGCGGCAAATAA
- a CDS encoding DUF1145 domain-containing protein, with protein MKVFWGLGRLLTLLFWLVVLTNLVLPFIYPLHLLVNLAGALLLALHLLELLLFRACFRGLPAPGRERLRVLLFGIFHLQTLPTAAEASHA; from the coding sequence ATGAAGGTGTTTTGGGGACTGGGGCGCTTGCTGACCCTGCTGTTCTGGCTGGTGGTGCTGACCAACCTGGTCCTGCCGTTCATCTATCCGCTGCATCTGCTGGTCAACCTTGCCGGGGCGCTGCTGCTGGCGCTGCATCTGCTGGAATTGCTGCTGTTCAGGGCCTGTTTCCGTGGCCTGCCCGCTCCTGGCCGTGAACGGCTCAGGGTGCTGCTGTTCGGCATCTTCCATCTGCAAACCCTTCCGACCGCCGCAGAGGCTTCCCATGCGTAA
- a CDS encoding YchJ family protein, translated as MHAPICPCGSGNPLDACCGHYHDGHPAPCAEALMRSRYSAYVLGLVDYLVATTLPAQQDGLDRQAISEWSANSTWLGLEVQSSEVFGGQPEHAFVTFTARWHDGHGEHSHREQSSFVQNGGRWYFIDPTVPVKTGRNDSCPCGSGHKFKKCCAGYFNR; from the coding sequence CTGCACGCCCCCATCTGCCCCTGTGGCAGCGGCAACCCACTGGACGCATGCTGCGGCCATTACCACGATGGCCACCCGGCGCCCTGCGCCGAAGCCTTGATGCGTTCGCGCTACAGTGCCTATGTGCTCGGGCTGGTGGATTACCTGGTGGCGACCACCCTGCCCGCTCAACAGGACGGGCTCGACCGCCAGGCCATCAGCGAGTGGAGCGCCAACAGCACCTGGCTGGGACTGGAAGTGCAGAGCAGTGAAGTCTTCGGTGGCCAACCGGAACATGCCTTCGTGACCTTTACCGCACGCTGGCATGACGGCCATGGCGAGCACAGCCACCGCGAGCAGTCTTCCTTCGTGCAGAACGGTGGCCGCTGGTATTTCATCGACCCGACCGTGCCGGTCAAGACGGGCCGCAACGACAGCTGCCCGTGCGGCAGCGGGCATAAGTTCAAGAAGTGCTGCGCGGGCTATTTCAATCGTTGA
- a CDS encoding SEC-C metal-binding domain-containing protein, which yields MTQQPHVHGPDCNHDHDHHHDHDHGHVHGPNCGHAHQEPVRNALKDVGRNDPCPCGNGKKFKKCHGA from the coding sequence ATGACCCAACAACCCCACGTCCATGGCCCTGATTGCAACCACGACCATGACCATCACCACGATCATGACCACGGCCATGTCCATGGTCCGAACTGCGGCCACGCTCACCAGGAACCGGTGCGCAATGCCCTGAAGGATGTCGGCCGCAACGACCCTTGCCCATGCGGCAACGGCAAGAAATTCAAGAAGTGCCACGGGGCTTGA
- a CDS encoding OmpA family protein, with protein sequence MSIVRTALPLVLLTSVLTGCAGLQKTDWPICAATGGVVGAGLGAIESSSWIGPGALVAGTVAGAWCWAHGDGDEDGDGVPDSRDKCPGTPKGVQVDADGCPPPAPAPMAQEPVVVKEETIVIRDVHFEFDKATLTATDKQVLSDVASRLKQESSTAQLRVTGHTDSVGNTAYNQRLSEKRANSVVQYLVESGVPRASFVSVSGAGESQPVADNQTAEGRAMNRRTEIKINR encoded by the coding sequence ATGAGCATAGTTCGGACAGCGTTACCCCTGGTTCTGCTTACCAGTGTGTTGACTGGTTGCGCAGGTTTGCAAAAAACCGACTGGCCGATCTGTGCGGCCACGGGCGGTGTCGTCGGCGCCGGGTTGGGCGCCATCGAAAGCAGTTCCTGGATCGGTCCTGGTGCGCTGGTGGCCGGTACGGTGGCTGGGGCCTGGTGCTGGGCCCATGGCGACGGCGACGAGGACGGCGATGGTGTGCCGGATAGTCGCGACAAGTGCCCTGGCACTCCCAAGGGCGTGCAGGTCGATGCCGACGGTTGCCCGCCACCCGCGCCAGCGCCGATGGCGCAAGAGCCCGTGGTGGTCAAGGAAGAAACCATCGTGATCCGCGATGTGCACTTCGAATTCGACAAGGCCACGCTCACCGCCACCGACAAGCAAGTGCTGAGCGATGTGGCGAGCCGTCTGAAGCAGGAATCGTCCACTGCGCAACTGCGGGTGACCGGTCATACCGACAGTGTCGGCAACACGGCCTATAACCAGCGGTTGTCGGAAAAACGGGCCAATTCGGTGGTGCAATACCTGGTGGAAAGCGGCGTACCTCGTGCCAGCTTCGTCTCGGTGTCCGGTGCCGGCGAGAGCCAGCCGGTGGCCGACAACCAGACGGCCGAAGGACGGGCCATGAACCGTCGCACGGAAATCAAGATAAACCGTTGA
- a CDS encoding DUF6231 family protein: MTVAISSRTPQQALAAVLDRYAPRKLLLVGASGFPALEAFRQAHPDTEVVQASPGPLPPDIATQRFDLALALDCLEHLPKRDGLNLLGGIRNLNASRIAVLADLSACGWQETDFFSLALQASERFQREEQVLTLFTYDLLEYKQVPDWLNSRFWANPENFGKYWW, from the coding sequence ATGACCGTTGCCATTTCTTCGCGTACCCCCCAGCAAGCCCTGGCCGCCGTGCTTGACCGTTATGCGCCGCGAAAACTGCTGTTGGTCGGTGCCAGCGGCTTTCCCGCGCTGGAAGCATTCCGGCAGGCCCATCCCGACACCGAAGTGGTCCAGGCCAGCCCGGGCCCGTTGCCGCCGGATATCGCCACGCAACGCTTCGACCTGGCGCTGGCGCTCGATTGCCTGGAGCATTTGCCCAAGCGCGACGGTCTGAACCTGTTGGGTGGCATCCGCAACCTCAATGCCAGCCGTATTGCCGTGCTGGCGGACCTCAGCGCCTGCGGCTGGCAGGAAACCGACTTCTTCTCCCTGGCGCTGCAGGCCAGCGAGCGGTTCCAGCGCGAGGAGCAGGTGCTGACCCTGTTCACCTATGATCTGCTTGAATACAAGCAAGTCCCCGACTGGCTCAACTCACGCTTTTGGGCCAACCCGGAAAACTTCGGAAAATACTGGTGGTAG
- a CDS encoding ligase-associated DNA damage response exonuclease gives MDLVIARPEGLYCPPGDFYIDPWRPVERSVITHAHGDHARSGNQHYLAAAPGEGILRSRLGQDINLQTLPYGERLRHHGVTLSLHPAGHVLGSAQVRLEYEGEVWVASGDYKVEPDGTCAAFEPVRCHTFITESTFGLPIYRWQPQARIFDEINQWWRGNIAAGRTSVLLCYSFGKAQRILHGIDSGLGPILAHGAVEPLNRVYREAGVYLPPTIYAADVQKNDPLMSQALVIAPPSAGGSTWMRRFGDYSDAFASGWMRLRGTRRRRGVDRGFVLSDHADWPGLLWAIEQTGAERVMVTHGSVGVLVRHLCEQGLDAQGFSTEYGDDEEEPASVTPPSDEEAS, from the coding sequence ATGGATCTTGTCATTGCCCGCCCCGAAGGCCTGTATTGCCCGCCCGGAGATTTCTACATCGACCCCTGGCGTCCCGTGGAACGCTCGGTCATCACCCACGCCCACGGCGACCATGCCCGCAGCGGCAACCAGCACTACCTGGCGGCGGCCCCCGGCGAAGGCATCCTGCGTTCGCGACTGGGCCAGGACATCAATCTGCAGACCCTGCCCTACGGCGAACGCTTGCGCCATCACGGCGTGACCCTGAGCTTGCACCCCGCCGGCCACGTCCTGGGCTCGGCCCAGGTACGGCTGGAGTACGAAGGCGAAGTCTGGGTGGCATCCGGGGACTACAAAGTCGAACCCGACGGCACCTGTGCCGCGTTCGAGCCGGTGAGATGCCATACGTTCATCACCGAATCCACCTTCGGCCTGCCGATCTATCGCTGGCAGCCCCAGGCGCGGATATTCGACGAGATCAACCAGTGGTGGCGCGGGAACATTGCCGCCGGCCGCACCAGCGTGTTGCTCTGCTACTCCTTCGGCAAGGCCCAGCGGATCCTCCATGGTATCGACTCCGGCCTCGGACCGATCCTGGCCCATGGCGCGGTGGAACCATTGAATCGTGTCTACCGTGAGGCCGGGGTGTATCTGCCGCCGACGATCTATGCCGCAGACGTCCAGAAGAACGATCCGCTCATGAGCCAGGCCCTGGTCATCGCCCCGCCCTCCGCCGGCGGCAGCACCTGGATGCGCCGATTCGGCGACTACAGCGACGCCTTCGCCAGCGGCTGGATGCGCTTGCGAGGCACCCGGCGCAGGCGCGGCGTGGACCGAGGCTTCGTGCTCTCCGACCATGCAGACTGGCCCGGCCTGCTGTGGGCCATCGAACAGACCGGCGCGGAGCGGGTCATGGTCACCCACGGCTCGGTGGGCGTGCTGGTGCGTCACCTTTGCGAACAGGGCCTCGACGCCCAGGGGTTCTCCACCGAATACGGCGACGACGAGGAAGAGCCCGCCAGCGTGACGCCCCCCTCCGACGAGGAGGCATCATGA
- a CDS encoding LEA type 2 family protein: MTRPSLLLRTASLLLFIGLGGCASWRGEQAPEPQVHLVKVEVVRARLVEQRFVLHFRVDNPGDSDLTVRGLTYRVHLGTLLLTESEHEHWFTVGPNNSAYFKVPIRTNLWPQVREVVKLLEKPREQIPYRLEGELETGLFIAHYVHLERNGVIIAADLIAE, encoded by the coding sequence ATGACACGTCCATCACTCCTGCTACGCACCGCCAGCCTGCTGCTGTTCATCGGGCTTGGCGGTTGTGCGTCCTGGCGTGGTGAACAGGCGCCGGAACCGCAAGTGCACCTGGTCAAGGTCGAAGTCGTACGGGCGCGCCTGGTGGAGCAACGGTTCGTGCTGCATTTTCGGGTCGACAACCCAGGGGACAGCGACCTGACCGTGCGCGGCCTGACCTACCGGGTTCATTTGGGCACCCTGCTGCTCACCGAAAGCGAGCACGAACACTGGTTCACGGTGGGCCCGAACAACAGCGCCTACTTCAAGGTGCCGATCCGTACCAACCTGTGGCCGCAGGTGCGCGAAGTGGTGAAATTGCTCGAGAAACCCCGGGAACAGATTCCCTATCGTCTGGAAGGTGAGCTGGAAACCGGATTATTCATCGCTCACTACGTGCACCTGGAGCGCAATGGCGTGATAATCGCCGCCGATTTAATTGCGGAGTGA
- a CDS encoding penicillin acylase family protein, translated as MASPASTSFFPRLGVAATVAGVLGLSGCQAWNTQDTVPPTSGVQPLKGLAQNVTVRRNAMGMPLIESSSFHDALFALGYVHAGDRITQMVTLRLLAQGRLAEMSGAERLDVDRYMRAVNMKKSADELYKASSPRLKRFFEVYARGVNAYLFRYRDKLPADLAATGYKPEYWKPEDSALMFCLLNFSQSANLPEEIASLVLAQTVNNDKLAWLSPSYPDEPLPLSEADKLQGIRLNGQIPGLAELDKASNQLAGLNLPGAGSSNDWVIAPQHSRGGKSLLASASQGPLSAPSSWSPVQIRAPKYQAAGVSVPGIPMILAGFNGKVAWSMTSVQGDNQDLFLEKIRRQGNSLSYEVNGKWQPVTVRNETYFVKGQRPIREAVFETRHGPLLNSAQGLAMANGLGLALQTPAFTDDRTLDAFFDLSRAQNAEKASDATREIRAMAMNVIFADASNIGWQVTGRYPNRREGEGLLPSPGWDGRYDWEGYADPMAHPYDQDPAQGWLGNANQRVIPHGYGMQLSNSWAAPERGERLAELAGAGKHDVRSLTAMQYDQTTPFAAKLKKVFEAPGLAQPLKQAIEALPPADRAKAREAYTRLMAFDGRLSPVSADAAIYELFLQESMKQIFLDELGPENSQAWKALVANGQLSYSAQADHLLGREDSPFWDDVRTPQKEDKAVILARALAAAISVGDSQLGTDHKAWQWGKLHRYEWKNGSGQTVRGPLSAGGDATTLNTSAFAWGQDFNTVLAPTLRLIVDFSQPEPLLVQGGVGQSGNPASPSYLSGIDPWIKAQYQNVPLQPQNFDRAYGKTRLTLAPGR; from the coding sequence ATGGCCTCGCCAGCCTCTACTTCTTTCTTTCCCCGACTCGGCGTTGCCGCCACGGTCGCTGGTGTGCTCGGCTTGAGCGGTTGCCAGGCCTGGAATACCCAGGACACCGTCCCGCCCACTTCCGGCGTACAACCGCTCAAGGGGTTGGCGCAGAACGTCACGGTTCGACGCAACGCCATGGGCATGCCCTTGATCGAGAGCAGCAGTTTCCATGATGCGCTGTTCGCCCTCGGCTACGTCCATGCCGGCGACCGCATCACGCAAATGGTGACCCTGCGCCTGCTGGCCCAGGGTCGGCTGGCGGAAATGTCCGGGGCCGAGCGCCTGGACGTCGACCGCTACATGCGCGCCGTCAACATGAAGAAAAGCGCCGACGAGTTGTACAAGGCCTCTTCGCCACGGCTCAAGCGCTTCTTCGAGGTCTACGCCCGCGGCGTCAACGCCTACCTGTTCCGCTATCGCGACAAGCTGCCAGCGGACCTGGCCGCCACTGGCTACAAACCCGAATACTGGAAGCCAGAAGATTCGGCGCTGATGTTCTGCCTGTTGAATTTCAGCCAGTCGGCCAACCTGCCGGAGGAGATCGCCAGCCTGGTGCTGGCCCAGACGGTCAACAACGACAAACTGGCCTGGCTGAGTCCCTCCTATCCGGACGAACCATTGCCCCTGAGCGAAGCCGACAAGCTCCAGGGCATCCGGCTCAATGGTCAGATCCCTGGCCTGGCCGAACTCGACAAGGCCAGCAATCAGTTGGCCGGGCTGAACCTGCCGGGTGCAGGGTCTTCGAATGACTGGGTGATCGCCCCGCAACACAGCCGTGGCGGAAAGAGCCTGCTGGCCAGCGCCAGCCAAGGGCCGTTGAGCGCGCCTTCCTCATGGAGTCCGGTGCAGATCCGGGCGCCCAAGTACCAGGCGGCAGGCGTTTCCGTACCGGGCATCCCGATGATCCTGGCGGGCTTCAACGGCAAGGTGGCCTGGAGCATGACCAGCGTCCAGGGCGACAACCAGGACCTGTTCCTGGAAAAGATCCGACGCCAGGGCAACTCCCTGTCCTACGAGGTCAACGGCAAATGGCAGCCGGTGACGGTGCGCAACGAAACCTACTTCGTCAAAGGTCAACGACCGATCCGTGAAGCCGTGTTCGAAACTCGTCACGGGCCACTGCTCAACAGCGCCCAAGGACTGGCCATGGCCAACGGCCTTGGCCTGGCCTTGCAGACACCGGCTTTTACCGACGACAGGACACTGGACGCATTCTTCGACTTGTCCCGTGCACAGAACGCCGAGAAGGCTTCCGACGCCACCCGCGAAATCCGAGCCATGGCCATGAACGTGATCTTCGCTGACGCCAGTAACATTGGCTGGCAGGTCACAGGTCGCTATCCGAACCGTCGCGAAGGCGAAGGCCTGCTGCCGTCCCCGGGCTGGGATGGTCGCTATGACTGGGAAGGTTACGCCGACCCCATGGCACACCCCTACGACCAGGATCCAGCCCAGGGCTGGCTCGGCAATGCCAACCAGCGGGTCATTCCCCACGGCTACGGCATGCAGTTGTCCAATTCCTGGGCCGCGCCGGAGCGTGGCGAGCGCCTGGCCGAACTGGCCGGTGCAGGCAAGCACGACGTCCGCAGCCTGACCGCGATGCAATACGACCAGACCACCCCGTTCGCGGCCAAGCTCAAGAAGGTCTTCGAAGCCCCGGGCCTGGCCCAGCCGCTCAAGCAGGCAATCGAAGCGCTGCCGCCGGCCGACCGGGCCAAGGCCCGCGAGGCCTACACCCGCCTGATGGCATTCGACGGCCGGCTAAGCCCGGTTTCCGCCGACGCGGCGATCTACGAGCTGTTCCTGCAGGAAAGCATGAAGCAGATTTTCCTCGATGAACTGGGCCCGGAGAACAGCCAGGCGTGGAAAGCCCTGGTTGCCAACGGCCAGCTCTCCTATTCGGCCCAGGCCGATCATCTGCTCGGCCGCGAAGACAGCCCCTTCTGGGACGATGTCCGCACCCCGCAAAAGGAAGACAAGGCGGTCATCCTGGCCCGTGCACTGGCCGCGGCCATCAGCGTCGGCGACAGCCAGTTGGGCACCGATCACAAGGCCTGGCAGTGGGGCAAGCTGCACCGCTACGAGTGGAAGAACGGCAGTGGCCAGACCGTGCGCGGCCCGTTGTCGGCGGGTGGCGATGCCACCACGCTGAACACCTCCGCGTTCGCCTGGGGCCAGGATTTCAACACCGTCCTGGCACCCACGCTGCGCCTTATCGTCGACTTCAGCCAGCCCGAACCATTGCTGGTCCAGGGCGGCGTCGGCCAGTCGGGCAACCCGGCCAGCCCGAGCTACCTCAGCGGCATCGACCCGTGGATCAAGGCGCAGTACCAGAACGTGCCCTTGCAGCCGCAGAACTTCGACCGCGCCTACGGCAAGACGCGCCTGACCCTGGCGCCCGGCAGATAG
- a CDS encoding collagen-like triple helix repeat-containing protein, whose product MRKLCLLAALVCPWASAQDLQVESHSLMRLPNTTSVLSLERLDVADYGTLLVPSNVTQLTIGQLHLGREARIAIVPAQQPLEMKVSQAELADGSQITSRGAPGTYTKAARPGRNLNLRFNALQAPLLSVDARGGTGAPGYVGLDGANGQAPGCTWGSAGRGADGSNGGDGQPGAAGAQVRLELPREYPDGQIKVMVDGGAGGAPGPGGKPGAGGKAKGCLVYTADGGKSGRPGLDGQPGPAGAAGTLTVQRF is encoded by the coding sequence ATGCGTAAATTGTGTCTGCTCGCCGCACTCGTCTGCCCGTGGGCTTCTGCCCAGGATCTCCAGGTAGAAAGCCATTCGTTGATGCGCCTGCCCAACACGACCAGTGTCCTGAGCCTGGAACGCTTGGACGTGGCTGATTACGGCACTTTGCTGGTGCCCTCGAACGTGACTCAACTGACCATCGGCCAATTGCACCTGGGCCGCGAGGCACGGATCGCCATCGTGCCGGCGCAGCAGCCCCTGGAAATGAAGGTGAGCCAGGCTGAACTGGCCGATGGCAGCCAGATCACCTCCCGTGGTGCACCGGGAACGTACACCAAGGCAGCACGGCCGGGGCGCAACCTCAACCTGCGTTTCAACGCCCTGCAGGCGCCGCTGCTCTCGGTGGATGCGCGCGGTGGCACCGGTGCGCCGGGTTATGTGGGCCTCGATGGCGCCAACGGGCAGGCGCCGGGATGCACGTGGGGTTCGGCCGGACGCGGTGCCGATGGCAGCAACGGCGGCGACGGCCAGCCAGGCGCGGCCGGAGCCCAGGTGCGTCTCGAATTGCCCCGCGAGTACCCCGACGGGCAGATCAAGGTAATGGTGGACGGCGGAGCGGGTGGTGCGCCAGGGCCTGGCGGCAAGCCCGGTGCCGGTGGCAAGGCCAAGGGATGCCTGGTCTATACCGCCGATGGCGGCAAGAGTGGCCGCCCTGGCCTCGACGGCCAGCCGGGGCCTGCCGGCGCGGCTGGAACGCTGACCGTGCAGCGGTTCTGA
- a CDS encoding ATP-dependent DNA ligase, with the protein MKAFAELYADLDATTSSNAKLAAMRGYFTQASPQDAAWAVYFLSGGRPRQLVPVKILRELAVQVSGLSSWLFEESYQAVGDLAETISLVLPESPHRSDEGLAAWIEEKLLPLRGEPPEVLAARLPALWAQLDRPSLMLCIKLITGSFRVGVSKLLVTRALAGLAGLDSKRVAQRLVGYTDLSHRPTADSFLKLIAAESDDEHAQRGGQPYPFFLAHALSASVEQFDTLLGPASDWQVEWKWDGIRAQLVKRDGQLWVWSRGEELVTERFPELHALAGALPDGTVIDGEIVVWKTPLPLTDEAFDADAPLQPAVQPFALLQQRIGRKTLSKKVLEDAPVVVMAYDLLEWQGEDWRSRPQAERRECLEALVTRCHSPVLLPSPIVTGRDWPDLARQREASRSLGVEGMMLKARDALYGVGRTKDMGVWWKWKIDPFSVDAVLIYAQRGHGRRASLYSDYTFAVWDNPPGSRERSLVPFAKAYSGLTDEEMRQVDSIVRKTTVEKFGPVSSVKPTLVFELGFEGIALSKRHKSGIAVRFPRMLRWRQDKTVEDADTLATLQDLLK; encoded by the coding sequence ATGAAGGCCTTCGCCGAGCTGTATGCCGACCTGGACGCCACCACCTCCAGCAATGCCAAGCTGGCCGCCATGCGGGGCTACTTTACCCAGGCCTCGCCACAGGATGCCGCGTGGGCCGTGTACTTCCTCTCCGGGGGCCGGCCACGGCAACTGGTACCGGTGAAAATCCTGCGGGAACTGGCGGTGCAAGTGTCCGGCCTGTCGTCCTGGCTGTTCGAGGAAAGCTACCAGGCCGTGGGCGACCTGGCGGAGACCATCTCGCTGGTGCTGCCGGAGTCGCCCCACCGCTCCGACGAAGGCCTGGCGGCATGGATCGAAGAGAAGCTGCTGCCTCTGCGGGGCGAGCCGCCTGAAGTACTGGCGGCACGGCTGCCAGCCCTGTGGGCGCAGCTCGACCGGCCGAGCCTGATGCTGTGCATCAAGCTCATCACCGGCAGCTTCCGGGTCGGCGTGTCCAAGTTGCTGGTGACCCGGGCCCTGGCCGGCCTGGCAGGGCTGGACAGCAAACGAGTGGCCCAGCGGCTGGTGGGCTACACCGACCTGTCCCATCGCCCCACGGCCGACAGCTTTCTCAAGCTGATCGCCGCCGAATCCGACGATGAGCATGCCCAACGCGGCGGCCAACCCTATCCGTTCTTCCTGGCTCACGCCCTTAGCGCGTCGGTGGAGCAGTTCGACACACTCCTGGGGCCGGCCAGCGATTGGCAAGTGGAATGGAAATGGGACGGTATCCGCGCCCAGCTGGTCAAGCGCGACGGCCAGCTATGGGTGTGGTCCCGGGGCGAAGAGCTGGTCACCGAGCGCTTCCCCGAACTGCACGCCCTGGCCGGGGCGTTACCGGATGGCACGGTGATCGACGGTGAGATCGTGGTCTGGAAAACCCCACTTCCCCTCACCGACGAGGCCTTCGATGCCGATGCGCCGCTGCAACCGGCCGTGCAGCCCTTCGCCTTGCTGCAACAGCGCATCGGCCGCAAGACCCTGAGCAAGAAAGTCCTTGAAGATGCCCCCGTGGTGGTCATGGCCTACGACCTGCTGGAATGGCAGGGCGAAGACTGGCGCAGCCGCCCCCAGGCCGAGCGTCGCGAGTGCCTGGAGGCGCTTGTCACCCGCTGCCACAGCCCGGTCCTGCTGCCGTCGCCGATCGTCACCGGGCGGGACTGGCCCGACCTGGCCCGCCAGCGCGAAGCGTCCCGCAGCCTGGGAGTCGAAGGCATGATGCTCAAGGCACGCGATGCGCTGTACGGCGTCGGTCGGACCAAGGACATGGGCGTGTGGTGGAAGTGGAAAATCGACCCGTTCAGCGTCGATGCCGTATTGATCTATGCCCAGCGTGGCCACGGCCGGCGCGCCAGCTTGTACAGCGACTACACCTTCGCCGTGTGGGACAACCCGCCGGGCAGCCGCGAACGCAGCCTGGTGCCGTTTGCCAAGGCCTATTCGGGGCTGACCGATGAAGAAATGCGCCAGGTCGACAGTATCGTGCGCAAGACCACCGTGGAGAAGTTCGGCCCGGTGAGCAGCGTGAAGCCCACCCTGGTGTTCGAACTGGGCTTCGAGGGGATTGCCCTGTCCAAGCGACACAAGAGCGGCATCGCAGTACGGTTTCCGCGAATGTTGCGCTGGCGCCAGGACAAGACCGTCGAGGACGCCGACACGTTGGCAACGCTGCAGGATCTGCTGAAATGA
- a CDS encoding cysteine hydrolase family protein — protein MQLRQDAALILIDQQKGILHPRLGPRNNPEAELRMLELLRFWRQSARPVIHVHHLSRSPDSVFWPGQSGVEVQPRFERLAGEWLVQKQVPDAFSGTRLEEDLRRAGIGQLVIVGVATHNSVESTARTAGNLGFDTWVVEDACFTFDKADYFGNVRSAAEVHAMALGNLQGEYATVVDVKRILEAG, from the coding sequence ATGCAGCTACGCCAAGACGCAGCGCTGATCCTGATCGATCAACAGAAAGGCATTCTTCATCCCAGGCTCGGCCCTCGCAACAATCCCGAGGCGGAGCTGCGCATGCTCGAGTTGCTGCGGTTCTGGCGACAGTCGGCGCGGCCGGTGATCCATGTCCATCACCTGTCCCGTTCGCCGGACTCGGTGTTCTGGCCGGGGCAGTCGGGGGTGGAGGTCCAGCCGCGATTCGAGCGGCTGGCGGGGGAATGGTTGGTTCAAAAACAGGTGCCGGATGCGTTCAGTGGCACGCGCCTGGAAGAAGACCTGCGTCGGGCAGGCATCGGGCAACTGGTGATCGTGGGGGTGGCGACGCACAACTCGGTGGAGTCCACGGCGCGTACGGCCGGTAACCTGGGATTCGACACGTGGGTGGTCGAGGATGCCTGCTTTACTTTCGACAAGGCCGACTACTTCGGCAATGTCCGTTCGGCTGCCGAGGTGCATGCCATGGCCCTGGGCAACTTGCAGGGCGAGTATGCGACGGTGGTCGATGTGAAGCGGATTCTGGAGGCGGGCTGA